One Vanessa cardui chromosome 17, ilVanCard2.1, whole genome shotgun sequence DNA window includes the following coding sequences:
- the LOC124537123 gene encoding arylphorin subunit alpha-like gives MKTVVVLACLALALAEASMIPPKFVYKTKPVEADFVTKQEKILKLFVHPEQVDVEADYYKIGKDYDIEAHVEDYTNKKAVEEFWGLWKTGFLPKNVPFSIFYERQREEAVALFHVFYYAKDFETFYKTAAFARVYINEGQFLYAYYIALIHRADTKGVVVPAPYEVYPELFTNSNVWYKIFRTKMQNGVFTPDFGTEHGVVQEGDRWVVYSNYSDFLTYPNDEYKISYFTEDIGLNAYYYYFHSYFPFWMDGDLYPGMKERRGEVYYYFYQQLLARYYLERLSNGLGEIPDFSWWHPIRTGYSPYINYFTSFVQRPSFYNIPYEKNYEELQLLDTYEKTFIQYLEQGHFKAFNQDVDLRNSKSVNFVGNFWQANADWHGKVARKDNHNSYEVTARRILGAAPEPVDKYTFVPTALDFYQTSLRDPIFYQMYSKILKYFIEYKKFLTPYTQDVLHYVGVKINDVKVDKLVTFFDYYDFDVTNNVFFTKEELKTKQFPYYVVRQPRINHKPFTVTVDVKSDVEGDAVFKIFMGPKYDSKGYPINIEDNWQNFVELDWFVHKLTKGQNKVDRLSTDFFYYKEDSVPMRDIFKLLPEGKVPTDMSTESGAFPKRLVLPKGTKGGFPYQFFVIVYPYTPAEKKFDAIKTFEWDSKPFGYPFDRPAHEVYFKQPNMFFEDVVVYHEGEEYTYKYNTPYYTVHHNEVTKH, from the exons ATGAAGACTGTCGTGGTATTAGCATGCCTGGCCTTAGCGCTGGCCGAAGCCAGCATGATCCCTCCGAAGTTCGTCTACAAAACCAAGCCTG TCGAGGCTGACTTTGTGACGAAGCAAGAGAAGATCCTCAAGCTGTTCGTTCATCCGGAACAAGTTGACGTAGAAGCTGACTACTACAAGATTGGAAAGGATTACGACATCGAAGCTCACGTTGAAGACTACACC AACAAGAAAGCTGTCGAAGAGTTCTGGGGACTATGGAAGACTGGTTTCCTACCCAAGAACGTTCCTTTCTCAATCTTCTACGAAAGGCAAAGAGAGGAAGCTGTTGCTCTTTTCCACGTCTTCTACTACGCCAAGGACTTCGAGACCTTCTACAAGACCGCTGCCTTCGCTCGTGTTTACATAAACGAGGGACAGTTCCTCTATGCTTactacattgctctgatccacCGCGCTGACACCAAGGGAGTAGTCGTCCCAGCACCTTACGAAGTTTACCCCGAACTGTTCACAAACTCAAATGTATGGTACAAGATCTTCCGTACCAAGATGCAGAATGGAGTTTTTACCCCAGACTTCGGAACTGAGCACGGTGTTGTACAAGAGGGAGACCGTTGGGTTGTCTACTCAAACTACTCCGACTTCCTTACTTACCCCAATGATGAATACAAAATTTCCTACTTCACTGAAGACATTGGCCTTAAcgcttactactactacttccACTCCTACTTCCCATTCTGGATGGACGGTGATCTCTACCCCGGAATGAAGGAACGTCGTGGTGAAGTTTACTACTATTTCTACCAACAACTCTTGGCTCGTTACTACTTGGAGAGACTTTCCAATGGATTAGGAGAAATCCCAGACTTCTCTTGGTGGCACCCAATCAGAACTGGCTACAGCCCTTACATCAACTACTTCACGTCGTTCGTTCAGAGGCCATCGTTCTACAACATTCCCTATGAAAAGAACTATGAAGAACTCCAACTTCTTGACACTTACGAAAAAACTTTCATTCAGTATCTTGAACAAGGACACTTCAAGGCT TTCAACCAGGATGTTGACCTACGCAACAGCAAATCGGTTAACTTTGTTGGAAACTTCTGGCAAGCTAATGCTGACTGGCACGGCAAGGTTGCACGCAAAGACAACCACAACTCCTACGAAGTGACTGCTCGTCGTATTCTTGGTGCTGCTCCTGAACCCGTTGACAA gtACACTTTCGTCCCAACCGCTCTTGACTTCTACCAGACATCTCTTCGTGACCCCATCTTCTACCAGATGTACAGCAAGATTTTGAAATACTTCATTGAATACAAGAAGTTCCTTACACCATACACCCAAGATGTTCTACACTACGTCGGTGTTAAGATTAACGATGTTAAGGTTGACAAGCTCGTTACCTTCTTCGACTACTATGACTTCGATGTAACCAACAATGTATTCTTCACTAAAGAAGAACTTAAGACTAAGCAATTCCCGTACTACGTGGTCCGTCAACCCCGTATCAACCACAAGCCATTCACCGTTACCGTTGACGTTAAGTCTGACGTTGAAGGAGACGCCGTATTCAAAATCTTCATGGGACCTAAATACGACAGCAAGGGATACCCCATTAACATTGAAGACAACTGGCAGAACTTTGTTGAGTTGGACTGGTTTGTACACAAACTCACCAAGGGACAAAACAAGGTTGACCGTCTCTCTACTGACTTCTTCTACTACAAGGAAGACTCTGTACCCATGCGCGATATCTTCAAGCTACTCCCTGAAGGCAAAGTGCCAACTGACATGTCTACCGAATCTGGTGCATTCCCCAAGAGGTTGGTGCTCCCCAAGGGTACCAAGGGTGGTTTCCCGTACCAGTTCTTCGTGATTGTTTACCCATACACTCCCGCTGAAAAGAAATTCGATGCTATCAAGACATTCGAGTGGGACAGCAAGCCTTTCGGTTATCCATTCGACCGCCCCGCCCATGAAGTATACTTCAAGCAGCCTAACATGTTCTTCGAAGATGTTGTAGTATACCACGAGGGAGAGGAATACACCTACAAATACAACACCCCTTACTACACAGTCCACCACAACGAAGTGACCAAACACTAA